CTGTCACACAAAAGATATGTAACCTTTATAAAAAACTGTGGACGCTCCACACCATCAATTGGTCACCAGCAGAAAGCTTTTGTTCAGGTAAGCACCTACCTTAATGCCCCCATGTTGCCGTAGTAACGCTCATTGTGGTTGTCAGCGCAGCGTTTGGTGGCAGCCTCCCCGGTGCCTCCCAGACACACTTTACACAGATTCCCCAGAGAGCCAGGGAGGCAGCCTTTCCAAAACACGTCGTTGTACACTGAGGAAAATACGAGGTGACAAACTGCAGCTccactgtgtctgtttgtgtgtcatatGAGATTTAAAAATACCAACAGCAGAATGTGTAAAGAGGTCAAGAGGTCACAGCACCCAGAGAAGAGATAAAACAAAACTATTGATTTCTCTTTGGTCATTTTGTGGTTATTTTGTGTCCTTTGTAATTGTTTTGGACCTTTTTATAGTCCTTGTGAGTCTCTTTGCAACTAATTCCATCGCCTTCCACTCATTTCTTGTTGAACTCGGATAGTTTCTTTATGATTATTTTGGTTCTCTTTCTTTAGTCTGGAGTTCCCACCTCGTCGGTACGCATCTCTTTGATTGACACGTTGCACGTAAGCCACTGAAACAGTACCTTGGTTTGGATCACAGggggtgctgctgttgtgctcCGGgcttagtgtgtgtctgtggggcaGCAGCCAGCCTGCGGGGCTGTACATGTGGCCCAGACAGCAGCGGCGGCCTCCAAGGTTCCCCATGAATACGTTTCTATTGGAGCGCTTTGCCACCGCAACGCCCACCACCGAGGGCAACGCTGAAGAGAGACGTCACCAGATGCCAAGGTTATTGTGTGAAAGGTGCCGTgtgaatcaaatgttttatgATTGTTGCCGGTTGTTTGTTCACTGTGCGGTCGTACCGCCTGTCTCTCGGGGAGTTGATCCCTCAGCAGGGACACATTTCCCTCCTGAAGGGCAGAGAGAACACAGTGCAAACAGATCAATGTCTGACTCAATGAAGAATAGGAGTGCAGACAATGTAATGATAATTAGGCAAGATTCCATGTATGTGTAGTAAGCATACATCACGATTTCTATTTTGTTGGTTATTGTCATCATCCGTTATACATTTTACCATCCTAGTCAGCCACGGCTTCTCCGTTCAAAGTTCTGTTGTGAAAATTGCCTTATTATTCCTAATATTACATTACTATTTCcacaaatcaaaataaaaaagaataatgcaGAAATAACATTTTGGGAGCACAATGAAACAGGAAAAGAACCACAACATTTCCCCAGGTCTTCAAATGGCTAAAGAAAATTCACAGAAGTAATATAGTAAAACATCTTAATGACTGAGCAGCTGAAACcagcaaatattttttttctcgcGAATGTCTTAAAAGACAAATAACTCATCAACAATATGATATTCAGGGATAATGACGACCATTAGTTCAAAATATAGTTAGAGTAAACAACCGACGTGTCACTATGTGATTGTGGAGATGCCTGCGtgttgtgagtgagtgtgtttggAGAGTCTAAGCAGCCTCACCGTAATATTCTGTTACTACTGGGACAAGACCACATTTTCCCGCGATGAAAGAGTGAGTTGCATCCAGCGAGACGGCGTCCACCTCGTCCCTCTGTAGAAAGGTAGTtgcaacaactttttttttttttcaggtcttCTTGAATCGTAACATCCCAGGTTCGCGCAATTTGCGCTACTCAAATGACTTGCCTTAATTTTCTCGATACAGTCACGCATAGAGGCGGCGCTCACGCACACCAGCGGGTCTGACTTAATACTGAGGGCCCACTGCTCACATTTCTTCTGCTCTGCATGGCTGATACAGCACCACCGTACAACACTGTCCTCCAGCGAGCtccctgctcacacacacacaccggctcgATGAGCTCACAAGAGAAGTCAGTTGTTAACAAAGAACAAATGTGGATATAATCACCTTCATGTCCAAGACCTTTGAGGAGTGCCACATAATCCAGCCCAAGCACCTGACTGACATCCATGTCGTCCGGCACGACGGCGAGTTTATCCGTCACATCTCTAAAGAGAAGGTCGTTTTCTCCAAAAGAAGAGGAGTTGAAGAGTTGGAagcgccgtctctctctcccttgttGGCCAAACAACATCTAAGCAACAACAAAGAACCCTTTAAGAATATTCTATCTGAAAGCAAAGCCGTTGATATTTCCTTGGCAAAGGTGGGCGGGGAAACCtgatgaaacaaaaataattacCTGTACCGTTACCAGAAATTTGCGGGCAATCTTGCGAAAGTTAAATCTGGTGACCGTGCCGCCTCCGGGACCCCGTCCCAGATTACAGTTTCTGTATTGACTGAGGGGAGCCTGTGTGCCATCTGTGCATAGCAGCCTGAACTCATCTCCATCACTGCCTGAGAGAGCAAACGGAATATGAAAAGTCATCAGGATGTTGTGTAGTTATTatcataaaagttaaaaaatattaaaagataaagtgcactagcgaacactttgtcacttgttcgctagggcactttatcttttaatattttttaactttttaaatatttttaattttaactttattctcttattttatactaacccatagccttattctactaacccattgcattagcatttcattttattttattacttgtgcactgctgtcttgttgtccattgttacactgtctactgtcatgcaccaaccgccaagtcaaattccttgtatgtttgacatatttgggcattaaatgtttcctgattcctgatcaagCAGCTGTTTCCTTCCAAAGGTTTTCTACCGAACTGACTGCATATTATTTGAATCTATCAATGACAGTTGACGTTGAAATATCTTTTACAACCAAGACATAGTGATCCTCAAATTGTAATATTTAAGTTCCCATTTAGACTCCTACCGTTTCACTATCAAACGTTTCACTATCTACCTTCAATACTTTCAAGAGCTAAATGGTCCACGAAGGCAACATCTCCCGCCCCGCTCCTGAGACATCTGCAGAAGAAAAGCATCAGAAGAACTCTGTGTAAATGCTGGACATGTTTAAAACACGGCAACGCTGGCATGGAAGTTGAGCGCGACCTGAGGGCCCCTTGGCTGTTGTAGAAGGGCTCACTGTGGGACGTCTCGCAGTGGTAATTCTTCTGCCGAATGTAAGACTTCTGGCCCTGACACAGGGAGCACAGGGCCGGTGCGACGGCAGCAGCTCCGGGAACACAGCTGGCACTGAAAAAGGAACTGACATCTGGTCGAAGGCGCAGAGAGACAAGTCAGGGGAGGGTGGAAACCCAGAAACTGccagaataaaaaacacaaagaagaagaaacttcCACATTGCTCCTCACTGGCGGCTCATTATAATCGCATCACCCTGACTGAGCGGCTGCTCCTTCGACCAGCTCAGGTAGTTGCGGGACAGCAGGAAGCCGAGGGGAAGACTCCATCCAGCCGTCCACCGGACCCCACTGTGACAGCTCCTCAGGCCCCTCAGGGAGCGTATGTCCAAACTGCTGTTTCTCACCACAGCCACAGACAGGATGCAGCCTCCTGTGGGACCCGCCGTACACACACTGGTTTTACCGGTTTTGGACACTGGTGCGAGAGCCGAGAGCGCCTCAGGAATCTGATGTAAACCCACCGTCGCTGTAAATCTCTTTGGCGATGGTGACAAGGCCAAACTGCTTCACAGCCGAATAAACTTCTCCTGCGTCTAACGTCACCATATCGGCACGGTTTgccttcaataaaaaaataaacacaaagactTTTAGTGAAAAGAGGACTTCAGGAAAAGCTCACAAACTAACTAAAGTAAACAGGTTGGCATCAACAAACTGATACCTTCTTTTGGGTATCAGCATATACCAAAAGCCACGTTTAAGTCTCCATCACATCAAACGTCCATCAGGCAGCATTAGCTAAGCCCattcacttttttaaaaaaaaatatttttttattgggaTTTGCAAACTCAAATGTCGGTATTGGCCTCATAAATCCAGTACCACTCAAGCGCTGAGCCTTTTTGGCCTCATTAAGTGTTACACCTTTCTGTTCGGTTGCCACTAGGGATTCAAACGATGACACGGCCTTTAAGGTGAGAGGTGGCTCACCCTGATCCTGTCGATGCAGTCGGTGGTGCTGGACGCTCGTATGCACGAGAGTCGGGCGAACGCAGCCACTGCGGCTGGCGGCAGCGCCGCCACCAGAGCCTTGGCTAGTTCTGCACACTTCTTCTGTTCGGGATCTGACACTGTGCACCACCGCATCTTCTTAGCTGACACGACACAAATAGCCCACACAAGTTCATTAATCAGAAGATGACAGAATTGGTttgtaacaggttggtcctctgggggggtcttggaatgacgggcacgaggcagtcaggtccattgtaaatggttttttattcgtatttccatacaaacacacacaacaacaacaccggctccagcctcctcgcctcgctcccctgctgtcgccggatctctcctacttaagaGAAGTATATTGATTACtgattcacatcagctgaggccaattgcctcccccggcaccgttccctgaaccactcccttctcagtccccccctgcagctgagccaaaaccacgcccgccaccacatacccccaccgcccgacttaggccggggagccatccggccgaacctactcccccccctcgccctcgagagggcgggagaggaagtccgccacgaccatctgcgcccccggcctatggaccaccttgaaattaaaaggctgtagagccagataccaccgagtgatccgggcgttagcatctttcatgcggtggagccattggagcggggcgtggtccgaacagagggtgaatgagcgtcccaggaggtagtagcgtagggagtcgaccgcccaccggatggccaggcactccttctctactgtgctgtacctggcctccctctcggccAGCTTCCTACTgatgtacaccacggggcggtccaccccccccacctcctgggacaaaacggcccccagccccctgTTCGACGCAtcggtctgcagaataaaggggagagagaagttaggagtatgaaggagtggttccccacagagagcctgttttaccttctcaaacacctgctggcactgctccgaccactggaccggatctgacgcacctttccgggtcaggtcggtcaaggggctggtgaggtccgcgaagccggggatgaaccgcctgtaataccccgccagccccaagaaccgcctcacctcttttttggtcttgggccgcgggcaggccgcGATAGCAGtcgtcttgtccacctgagggcgcacctgcccgccccccaagtggtaccccaaataccgtacctccacccgtccaaccgcacacttccccgggttggcggtgagccccgcccgtcccagcgcctccagcaccgcgcccacctgccgcacatgctccgcccaggtggtgctgtggataatcaCGTCGTCCAGGTAAGCGGCAGCATATgccgcgtgcggacgcagcacccgatccatgagacgctgaaacgtggccggggccccaaacagcccaaagggaagtgtggtaaattggtacaaaccgtacggggtggagaatgccgttttctccttggactctggcgacagaggaatctgccagtagcccttggttaaatccagtgtcgtgaagaaacgtgcagtgcctagccggtccaggagttcgtcgacccggggcattgggtaggcatcgaaccgtgacacgtcattcaccctgcgatagtccacgcagaaccgtacagatccatccttcttagccacaaggacgatggggctgcaccaggcactgttggactcttctattacccccaactccaacatactcgccaattccctccgaaccacttctttcttgtgttcgggcaacctgtagggtcgggacctcactgtcacgcccgggggcgtctcgatactgtgaactatgaggtcggtccggcctggcaagggagagaacacattagcaaaccgctcctgcaacctggcaacgtccgccctctggctctcggagagatgagcgtctcgagggagcgaggtatgattacctgcttttggaacctccggccccagctcctccccttcagataccgcagagaccagagagacggactccacccccctccaggctttcaggaggttcaggtggtatatctgtgtacccccgcccctgtcagaccgcaccacctcgtagtcgacgtcccccacctgccgtgtgacctcgaagggcccttgccacttggctaggagtttagagttggaagtaggaagcaatacaagtaccttttctcccggtgtgaatcgtcgcagcctggcccctctgtcgtacagccgttgttgtcgctcctgggcctgcagcaaattctctcgtgacatctggcccagtgtgtggagttttgctcgcaggtccaggacgtactggatctcatttTTGCaggggctcggaccttcctcccagttttctttaatcaggtccagcaccccccgcggcgtcctgccaaacaaaagttcaaagggagaaaatcccgtggaggcctgggggacctcccgcactgcaaacaacagagggtcaagccagtggtgccaattacgttcatcgtcgctaataaatttacggatcatggacttcagagtcttattcatgcgttccaccagcccatctgtctgcgggtggtacacgctcgtacgaatggacttaatgcccagtaacccgtaaagttctctcagtgtgcgcgacatgaacgaggtgccctggtcagtcagaatctccttagggattccaactcgggagatgacctgaaacagagcctgcgcgacgctctttgcagagatattgcgcaacggcactgcctccggataccgcgttgcgtaatccacgagaaccaacacaaagcgatatccgcgtgcgctccggtgaaacggcccgatgaggtccatgccgatccgctcgaacgggacctccaccaacggcagaggacgcaacggcgccctcggaatggccggagcgttcactaactgacactccgggcaggacgcgcaccggcggcgcacgtccccccggatgcctggccaataaaatcgggtcattatccggtctagcgttttctcgtatcccatgtgaccagccatcgggttatagtgagccgcctggaagataatttcccggcggctttttggcaccagcaactgtgtgttttcctgccccgtctgagtgtcacgactcactctatacagtctgtccctaatcaatgaaaagtgcggaaatgactgcgctgcgtcagggcgcaccaggtgaccatcaatacgtatcacttggtcgtaggctgagcgtagggtatcgtcacgagactgttcgagtggaaaatcttccatggagcgaaactcTGGAGCCGGCGGAGTCTCTACAGGAGGCTCCGCtggctccccctccccgtctgcagcgtcggacgaccccgcgtcaccgctgagcacagcacacatctcgcataaccctgtcggtcgtgaacgcacccccgtaGCCCCGCCCATTAACTTACcaaaccccggccaatctgtacctaaaatgacggggtgcgtcaggtgggagctaaccgcgaccttcattctatgctttttccccgcatatctaatttccaccgataccacaggatactcgtgaacatccccatgcacacaccttattctcacccggtctgcctccaccaatgcccccggacgaaccaggctctgatgaatcatagactgcgtgcagcccgaatccaccatcgcctggcgtgtacccccctggattcttaccggaacgcggtacgtcgctcccggaccgggggagggtgccggaacgccggcaactcggatcacctgtcccacctccctcagcgggcactctctccggaggtgaccgagccgcccgcacctccaacactcctgccccggcGCTTGAGAACCTCTCTGGGGGTCGGGAAGGGTGCTCGAGTTCCCCGAGGTCGGTGGGTCGTGGGCAGGGGAAAAAGGCACCAGCCGCGGAGCCGGCCTGGGTCGCGGCGCAGCTCCTGGTCCGGCCAACGCTGGCGAATTCTCCCAGTCACTCTGCCCGTTGGGATGCACCGCCAGATGGTCCTCCGCCAGGGTGATGGCTGCCTCCAGGGTCGTCGGACGGTGGCACCGGACCCACGCCGCTGTCCTggccgggagcccctccccgaactgctccagcaccactCGCGTCAACACCCCTTGGACGCCTCCAGCGCTGTctggctgcagccacctcgTGGCGGCATCTCTCAGCCGCTGGCCGAACGCGAACGGGCGGTCCCCGGGCCCCAGCCTGGCTTCGCGGAATCGCCGGCGGTGGTCTTCCGGCGACAGCCCCAGTCTGTCCACCACAGCCTTTTTAACGGTGGCGTAGTCACGCCGCGCCgccggtggcagccccatggccgcgatctgcgcctccccggtcagGAGAGGTAAAAGCCGGACCGGCCACTCCCCCCCTGGCCAGCCGcacgcctccgccgccgcctcgaAGGTCTCCAAGAATGACTGGACGTCGTCGTCCCCAGTCAttcgctgcagcgtgagcccgGCGAACGCAGCGGATCTCTGCGTCAGCGGCGCGGCCGCGGGCTGCGGCACCAGCTGTTCCAGCGCCCGGGCCTGTCTCTCCACCTGGGCTTGGAGCGCCGCCAGGAATTGCCGGTTagcctctgcctgctccttctggACGGCCGCCAGCTCTCCGATCATCTGGCCGAGCGCCACAAGCGGTTGGGTCGGCATCCCCTGCCGGTGTCCGTCAGccgtcatttcctccccccagccaagttgggcgccactgtaacaggttggtcctctgggggggtcttggaatgacgggcacgaggcagtcaggtccattgtaaatggttttttattcgtatttccatacaaacacacacaacaacaacaccggctccagcctcctcgcctcgctcccctgctgtcgccggatctctcctacttaagaGAAGTATATTGATTACtgattcacatcagctgaggccaattgcctcccccggcaccgttccctgaaccactcccttctcagtccccccctgcagctgagccaaaaccacgcccgccaccacatggtTATTTGTCAACTGTGCATTATTTGGTAAGAGTAGCAGATCTTTTATTTATCTAGGAATTCATTCAGAAAATCCCAAACAAACGGAATTTTGTTGAACCGTTAAATTATTTCTACATCTAAAGTGTCCGAATCAACTTGAATAATTGCCACAAAAATCTCCACAAAGAAGGCAGCAATCTTGCCCTCGACATCAAGTCAACATCTACAAAAGAATAGAAATATTCTGGACGTTTCACAATGTGACTCAATATAAACATGAATACAAACAATACATGACGTAACTATAAAGGTAACAAACAAGTTCAGTTACATAACTCACCCCGGATGCAgcagaaa
The Gasterosteus aculeatus chromosome 17, fGasAcu3.hap1.1, whole genome shotgun sequence DNA segment above includes these coding regions:
- the sxph gene encoding saxiphilin-like gives rise to the protein MRGLHAVLLFFIFFCCIRAKKMRWCTVSDPEQKKCAELAKALVAALPPAAVAAFARLSCIRASSTTDCIDRIRANRADMVTLDAGEVYSAVKQFGLVTIAKEIYSDGGCILSVAVVRNSSLDIRSLRGLRSCHSGVRWTAGWSLPLGFLLSRNYLSWSKEQPLSQDVSSFFSASCVPGAAAVAPALCSLCQGQKSYIRQKNYHCETSHSEPFYNSQGALRCLRSGAGDVAFVDHLALESIEGSDGDEFRLLCTDGTQAPLSQYRNCNLGRGPGGGTVTRFNFRKIARKFLVTVQMLFGQQGRERRRFQLFNSSSFGENDLLFRDVTDKLAVVPDDMDVSQVLGLDYVALLKGLGHEGSSLEDSVVRWCCISHAEQKKCEQWALSIKSDPLVCVSAASMRDCIEKIKRDEVDAVSLDATHSFIAGKCGLVPVVTEYYGGKCVPAEGSTPRETGALPSVVGVAVAKRSNRNVFMGNLGGRRCCLGHMYSPAGWLLPHRHTLSPEHNSSTPCDPNQVYNDVFWKGCLPGSLGNLCKVCLGGTGEAATKRCADNHNERYYGNMGALRCLVGDPSGKSYGDVAFLEQHNLLANILSLSSTGWADGWTASDYELLCADGRRAPLSEWESCNLGVIPPNTVMTRPVLTARVYDFLMKSQETFAANPNTEFKLFESHQYGESDLLFKDATQCFVHTSHMDYRSILGEEFYSQAETAFNCTHSDILEFCNQDVCSMF